The Aestuariibaculum lutulentum genome segment CCGCATATTGTGTATCTGGCAAATTCCAGTAGTGTAAAAGTAGGGGTGACCAGAAAATCTCAGGTGCCTACACGTTGGATAGATCAAGGAGCACATGAAGCCATTGAAATTGTTGAGGTGCCTAACCGGTATCTTGCAGGAATTACCGAGGTGGCTTTAAAAGAATACGTATCTGATAAAACCAATTGGCGTACTATGTTAAAAAATGATATAGAAGATGAAAATTTGGTGGAATGGCGTGAGCGTTTAAAACAATATATCCCAGATGAAGCTAAAGAGTATTTTATTGAGAGCAATTCGGAAACCAATTTGGAGTATCCGGTACATCAATATCCATTAAAACCTAAAAGTTTAAATTTAGGAAAAACACCAAGTTATCAGGGAGTGTTAAAAGGAATAAAAGGACAATATTTAATTTTTGAAGACCAAACAGTTTTTAATGTGCGCAGTAATGAAGGTTTGGTAGTGAATATTACTATTCAGTAATTAAATAATGAAATAAAAAAATCACGCTTTTGGCGTGATTTTTTTAATATCCTAAAAGGAACGATTTATATATCTTCCTGATCTCTTAAGTTTTGGATATATTCCGCCTTTTGAATTTGACGTCTTCTTTTAACCGATGGTTTTGTGAAAAATTGATTATCTCTCAAGTTTTGCATCACCTTAACGTTTCTGTGTTTACGTTTGTAGCGTTTCAGTGCGCGTTCAATGTTTTCCCCTTCTTTAATTTCAATTCTTAACATATAGTTTATTTATAGAGTGAGTGTATTCAGGACTATCCCAAATACGTTTTTAAAATTTTACTTTTCGATGTATGCTTTAATCTTCTGATGCCTTTTTCTCTTATCTGGCGAACGCGTTCGCGTGTTAAATCGAACGTTTTTCCTATTTCGTCTAAACTCATTGGCGGTTGATTGCTCAATCCAAAATTTAAACGAATAATGTCGCTTTCTTTTTGTGATAAAGTATCTAAGGCTCTGTTTATTTCTGTACTTAACGATTCATTCATTAAGTATCTATCCGGGTTTGGCGAATCGCCTGCCGAAACCACATCATATAAATTTGAGGTTTCGCCTTCTTTTAATGGTGCATCCATGGATAGGTGGCGTCCGGAATTCTTCATGGATTGTTTAACATCGCTAACGGTTAAATCTAGTTCCTGAGCAATTTCTTCGGCGCTGGGAGCACGCTCGTGTGTCTGTTCTAAAAACGAATAGGCCTTATTAATTTTGTTAATCGAGCCAATTTTGTTCAAAGGTAATCTAACTATTCGAGATTGTTCGGCTAAAGCTTGAAGAATTGCTTGTCGAATCCACCAAACAGCATACGAAATGAACTTAAAACCACGTGTTTCGTCAAAACGCTTGGCTGCTTTTACCAATCCGGCATTCCCTTCATTAATTAAATCGGGTAGGGTAAGCCCCTGATTCTGGTATTGTTTAGCTACCGAAACAACAAAACGTAAGTTGGCTGTTGTTAACCTGTCTAAAGCCACCTGATCACCTTGTCTGATACGTTGCGCCAGCTCGACTTCTTCATCTGCTGTAATCAGTGGAATTTTGCTTATGTCCTGCAAGTATTTGTCAAGGGATTTAGACTCTCTGTTGGTTACTTGTTTTGTGATTTTAAGTTGCCTCATTTATACTTTTTTCTGTTTTAAAATATATCTAACCCACATTATAATATTTTAATTGAAAAAAGCAAGGAAACTTGCATTTCTTTAACATAAAACCCTTCATTTTGAGCTGAATACTTCAAATTTGATGAAAATTAAGTCTGTTTTCAGGTGTTTTTTAGAAATTCAATAAAAAAGGCAGGTTGTGTAAACCTGCCTTTTTTGAAATTTTATTTTATCGATATTTTTAATTCACGGTATCTGTTTTTTTCTTTTTGCCTCCTAAAAGACCGCCTAAAACATTTTTCACATTTTCTTTAATCTGTTCCTGTGAAGTGGTTTTGGTTTCTGCCTCCTGAGTTAAAGTTGAATCTGTACTGGTTGTGGTTTTAGAAGATGAAGTGCTCCCGGTTAATCCGCCTAATAAATTATTGAGTTCATTTTTACCTTGACCAATTAATTTTTGTTTTTGAATTTCTGTTAACTGACTCGTTAAATTTTTAACGCCACTTGTTAAGTCGGTTGACACCTTCGGGTCTGTATAACTACCGGAAATATTTGCAGTAATAGGTACCTTAATATCATTAACTTTACTGTCGTTTATACTGCTGATAAGTTTGTTAATATCGTTTCCTAAATATTTTGCAGGGACATCAAATACCGCGCTATAAGCCATGGTTTTGTCGAAGCCGTGGGATCCAGAAACTTCAATGGCAATATCCTGATATTTAAAAGTGAAAGGTTTTACGGTAACTTTTCCGTTAGCAAATTCTAAATAAGCTTTTAAGTCGTTAAAGCTGAATTTATCAAAATCAACAAAACTTAAGGAGCTTTCCAGTTTGTTTAAAACCTGTGCATTTTGTGGGTCTACTTTTGTAGTTAATAATTCCGCGGCAGCGTCACCAAAAAGGGTATTTAAATTTGGAGTAAAATCCTGAGTTAAATCGCCTTTTAAATTTAGTTTCGTGTTTAATTTTCCTTGTAAAGCTTTAGCAATAGGGGCGATGCTTTGAAACATATCTAAACCAGCAAAAGATTCGGCGATATCGAAATTTTCGGCACCTAAATCTAAATTAAATGTTGGTGTTTCGTTTTTTGTAGAAACATTACCCGAAACCGCTAAATTACCATTAAACAGTTTTGATGTTAGGTTGTTTAATGTAGCCTGTTGGTCTTTAATCACCAGTGAGCCTTTAACGTCTTTCAGTTTTAAATTGTCGTAAGTTACATTCGCTGCATTGGCGTTTATAGTACAATCTAAAAATGCTGGAATTTTTAAACTCTCCGTATTACTTGTGGTTGTTGAGGTTTTTTGTTCTTCTGAAGTTGTTGTTTCTTCATCGGAAGTCATAAAATCGCTCAGTACAAAATTATTGGAGTTTACATTAAAGTTTCCTTTTAAGGTGCTGTCGCTTAGTAAAAATCCGAGTAAATTGTTAATTGATCCATTGGCGCTAATATCACTACTTCCTGTGGTTGCATTAAAGTTATTAAGTGTAACCGTTGAAGGATTAAATGTCATATCGGCTTTTGAAATGCTCACGGGATTTGCCATGTCTTCGGAAGCGAATTTAAAGTCGGAAACACTCATGGTTCCTGAGCTTTTTATGCGCTCGTATGCATTGGTCTCAATGGCATTCATGTCGAAAGCGGTGTGGATATTAGCTTTTAAAATACCACTTAATTCCTGATCTAATTCCAACGGATAGGCTTTGGTTAAATTCCCTAAGTTTAACGTGCCATCAACATTAGCATTAACCAGCATATTTTTGGTTAAATTTTTAATGGTTGCCGACGATTTGAAAACATCTTTATCTATTCTAAAGTTTAGGGTGTTGATATTTACATAGGTGTCATCAACGTTACCGGTTTCATTTTTAATTTCTGTATTGATAATGATATTTTCAACCGACTTAGGTAAATCTGGATATTTAAATGATGCATTGTTTGAAGTAATACTGATGTCTAAAGTCGGAATCGTTTCTTCGGTTACTTTACCTTTCACAATACCTTTAACTTTAAAATCGCCTGTAGTTTGCACGTCTTCTATGCTTTTTGAATAGTTAGCAGGAATAACCGCTAAGAAATCTTTAAATGTAGAACCCGGATTTTCGAAAGTAATGTCGATATCCTGACCTTCTTCAATAAGCTGAACAAAACCATGAAATTCTAAAGGCAGTTGATTAATAAACGCCTTATTGTCTTTAAAGGTATATTTGCTGTTTTCTAAATCTAAATCGATTAAAGCATCTAATTTAATGTGGTTGTTGCTTAGGTACGCGGTGCTATCCATACTGAAGCTTACAAGGGCTTCAGTATTGGTGTCCAGCTCTGAAATAGTTCCTGAAAATGTTCCTTTTCCAGTATGGTTTAATTCTGTAATGCTGAATTGTATTTTAGAAGCTTCATCTAAATAGTTAAACGAACCGTTATTAATGCTGTAGTTTTCAATATCGAACGCAAAACCGCTATCGCTGGTTGTTTCTGTTTCTGTTGTTGAGCCGTCCTCTTTTGCGATGTCATAATTACTTTTGCCTTCGGCATTTGTTTTTAGGTTAACCAAGGCATCATCAATAGAAATGGAATTTATAGTTAACGGACCATCTTCAGTATTTTTAAATAATTCTTTAACCGACATGGTAAAGGAGATATTCTTAGTGCTCACCAAGGTGTCGCCTTTAAACGGTTCGAAATTGGTAATCACTAAATCGTTCACTTCAACATGGGCCTGCGGAAAACTTTTAAGTAAACTCAAACTCACATCACTAAATTCGACATTTGCATTGACGTTCTGGTTAATAAAGGTTTTAACCATGTCTTTTATCTGACCTTTAAAAGCAAATGGTAACGCTATTAAAATCACTAAAATAATTAGCACAGACAGACCTAAAATTTTTAAAGCTTTCTTCATAAATATGGGGTATTATGTTTTATGAGTAGGTTATAGGTTTAATAATGAGTTACTTTATATACGCAAATGTCACCAGAAAAGTTTGAAACTAAGAATTTTCTTCGTTAAGTTTTTTATAAAAATTAAAGCAAAAGAATTTCTTCATTCATCTTTAAATTAAAGCGCTTTCTAAACAGGTAAACGCCTAAATACATAAACGGCGTATCACAAAGTGCAACTAATATTTTAAAAAAGAATCCAGATAGGATAAGTCCGAGAAAATTTTCCCATGGAATAATATGAAAAATGCAAAGCAAACCAACAACGGTAAAGGTATCTACAAATTGAGAAATAAATGTTGAAAAGTTATTGCGTAACCATAAATGTTTGCCTTTAGTTAAACTTTTCCAGTAATGATAAATCTGTATGTCAATAAACTGTGCAAAAAGATAAGCCATCATACTGGCAAAAACCGCAAGTACGGTATTTCCAAAAACGGTTTTAAACATGGTGTCGTCTACAGGAGACCAGCTTGTGGCGGGTACAATGCTCGAGACGTAAACAATAAGTAGTGAGAATGCCGAAGCAAATATACCAGCAACAACCACTTGATTGGCTCGTTTTTTACCGTAAATTTCACTAATTAAATCGGTGATTAAAAAGGTAATGGGATAGGGAAGAATACCAACTGAAATTTCAAAAAGTTTCGATCCGAAAATTTCAATATCAAACGGATACCAGTAAAAAAACTTCTGAAATATTAAGTTCGAAACCACCAGCGAGGTAATAAATAGAGCCCCTAAAAGCATATAAATACGTTGGGCAGCGAGTTTATCTTTTAAAGTCATGCAATTTGTGAATAAATACGATTAGTAAATATAAAGTAATAAAATTTGTTTTAGTTATTTTGCCGTTACTTATGATGCAACCCACAACATTTCATATCGCTTTAGGAAGTAATAAAGGCGATAAACTTAAAAACTTACAGCAGGCGGTAAATTTAATTTATCAGCGTATTGGTGTGATTACTCAGATTTCTAAAGTGTATGAGTCACCGGCTTTTGGTTTTGAAAGTGACGATTTTTATAATTGTTGTTTAGCATTGCAAAGCGATTTAGAACCCCAGCAGGTTTTAGATGTTTTATTAGCAATTGAAATTGAATTAGGGCGCGTACGAACCAATCCCAATGCTTACGAAGCACGTACTATAGATCTGGATATTGTTTTAGTTGAAGATGAAATTATTTCTACCGAAACGTTGATTGTGCCACATCCGGAAATGCAAAAGCGAAAATTTGTGTTGTTGCCGTTGAACGATATTGCAGTAAAAGTTGAACATCCGGTTTTAAAAAAGAGCATTGGAGCTTTGTTGGATGAATGTGACGATACTTCGGTTTTAGAGCCTATTGCTGAGGTGTTGCATAACCCGAGCGCGGATTTCGATTTTTCAACTTTTAATTATATTGCTATAGAAGGGAATATTGGTGCCGGAAAAACGAGTTTAGCCACTAAAATTTCGAATGATTTTAATGCTAAGCTTATTTTAGAACGCTTCGCTGATAATCCGTTTTTACCACAGTTTTACAAGGATGCCAGTCGCTATGCGTTTCCGTTAGAGATGTCTTTTTTAGCCGACCGCTATCAACAAATTAGTGATGATTTATCGCAGCTCGATTTGTTCAAAGATTTTATTGTTAGCGATTACGATGTGTTTAAGTCGCTTATTTTCTCGAAAGTGACTTTGCAGGAAGATGAGTTTAATCTGTATAGAAAGCTTTTTTACTTAATGTATAAAGAGTTGCGTAAGCCTGATTTGTATGTGTATCTCTATCAGAATACCGAACGTTTACAGCAAAACATTAAAAAGCGTGGTCGCGATTACGAACAGAATATTGCTGATGAGTATCTTGAAAAAATAAACGCGGGTTATCTGGAATTTTTAAAAACTCAAACCGATTTTAACGTAAAAATTATAGATGTCTCTAACAAAGACTTTGTAAATAACCGTGAAGATTATTTGTGGGTTTTACAGGAGATTTTTTCTAATTAACTTTTTGAAAGTGTCAAGTTATGAGACGTTAGAATTATTTTGTTGTCAAGTTCTTCGGCGTTTAGAAAAACGGTAACATTATTAGTGTTGCTTTCGTTGAAATTAAGTTTAACGTCCGATTTCATTGTGAGATTGAAATCACCTTCCTCTATTTGTTTAGGTTCATCTAATTTCCAAGTGCCTTGAATAATTTTTGTTGAAGAACCGTCATTAAAAGTAATTTCAGCAGAGAAATCATCTTTAAATATTACGTTTTTAATTTTATTTTCAGTTTCAGAATCTTCTGAAAGTCTCCAGTTTCCAATTAGTTCCGATGTTGTTATTGTTGTGTCTTTAGTTTCTTTTTTAATTTCACAATTTGAAAATAAGACAATAGCAAAAACAAGGAATATTGATTTTAATAGTTTCATGATTGATGATGAATTTTTTGATTCTAAATCAAACATACCATTTCATTGAGAAAAATCAAAACTCAGAAGTAAGAAAATTATTATTTTAAAAACTTCACGTTATTTAAAGTCGCTTCTTCATTTGGAAACTCTAAAGCAGAAGATTCTGTTTTAATTTCAACGTTTTCTAACGAGATATTTTCACCGCCAAGAATATCAATTACATGATCTGGAGTTTCAATTTTTGCGTTAGAAATGTTTACATTTTTTCCGTCGTTAATAATTATGAGACCTGAGCTGTTTGCGTCAACATTATCAATGGTTAAATTGGTCAATGGTGATTCCGGAATACCATAAACCTTTAAGAAATGCGTGCTGTTTTCTATAATTAGGTTGGTCATAGAAACGTCTTTGTAAAACGGTGTTAGTTTATTTACAGGTCTGGCTGGTAAACGCTCAGCCAATTCACCAACATAAGCAGGTGTTCCTAACATATCCCATTTTATGGCTGTGGCTTCTAAATTCATACGAATGCGGTCGTAATACAGGTACTCGCCACCACCGCCTCTTGGTCTGCGCGTTTTAAAACGAATACCAACAACGGTGCCTTCAAACACACAGTCATGAACATATAAATTTCTTATGACGCCTGCAGTTTCACTTCCGCAGGTAATACCGCCATGCCCTTTTTGCGCCAGACAGTAACGTACCACCACGTTTTCGGTAGGTTTATTAACTTTCATGCCGTCTTCACCACGACCAGATTTCATGGTAAAACAATCGTCTCCGGTATTTAATGTCGAGTATTCAATAAGTACATTTTTAGACGATTCGATATCGATACCATCACCACGAGGAATACCGTAAGAATTCACATAAACACCTCGAATAATCACATTGTCACAATAGGTTGGTACGATATTCCAGAAGGCCGTATTTTCTAATGAAACGCCTTCAATATATACTTTTTTACAGTTGATAGGTGAAATGAATTTTGGAGGGAAAATCCAGTCTTCTTTCGAGCCATCATGAATACGTTCTTCAGCTGGTTTATTTAAATCTACTAAAGTTTCAATAGGCTTCATGTAAGAGCGCGCTTTGATTTCTCCGTCAAATGGCCCGATAAGCTTTCCGTTTCCGGTAATAGCAATATTTTCTTGGTTATTTGCGTAAATACAAGCAGCAAGCGACATCACTTCTAAACTTTCAACGCGCGTAAAAACGGCTGGTTGATAGTCTTTGACATCGGTGCTAAAACGAAGTACGGCGCCGTCTTCAAAATGAAGATTCACATTGCTTTTTAAAGCAATACGTCCAGTAAGCCATTCGCCTTCAGGAATGATAACTGTTCCTCCTCCTTGTGTACTTATGGTGTCGATAGCTTGTTGAATAATATTTGTTATTAAACTAGCAGTGACTTCAATTTTATCTTTAATGTTGATACTTCTATCAGGGAAACTTGGCTTTACAAATTCGGGCATAGCAAACGGTGCGGTTACCGGAGCAATGGTGTCTGGTAATACGGTACGGCCTACCTGTTCTTTGGTTGGGATACTTTCCAGTTTGCTGTAATCTGGTCCGACCTTGATTTCAGTTTTACAACTGGTGAATAAAGCTAAAGATAGTATGGTGATAAAAGCTCTCATTTTAGTTCTTATTGGTAATAATTAACGTAAAACTATAGATTTAAAACCTACATTGCTGTTGGTTTTGTTCAGCGGTTTATTCTGTAATTGTTTTTAGTTTGCTGAATATATCCCAAACCACCACACCACAACTCACCGAAATATTTAGGGAGTGTTTTGTGCCATATTGCGGGATTTCAATCACTGTATCGCTTGCTGATACCACTTTTTGTGCTACACCTTTTACTTCGTTACCAAAAACTAAAGCATATTTGGTATTGGCTTCAGGGGTAAAGTTGTCAAGCATGGTGGCGTTTTCGGCCTGCTCGATGGAACAGATTTTAACGTTTTCGGCTTTTAAGCGGTCCACTAAATCCATCGTGTTTTCAACGTATTCCCAATCTACAGTCTCGGTACTTCCCAATGCGGTTTTATGAATGTCTTTATGTGGTGGCGTTGCCGTAATACCGCATAAATAAATCTTTTCAATTAAAAAGGCATCGCTGGTTCTAAAAACTGACCCGATATTATTTAAACTTCTAATGTTGTCTAAAACAATAATGATGGGTTTTTTTTCAACCTGTTTAAAATCTTCAACGCTTAATCGGTCTAATTCGCTATTTTTTAATTTACGCATGGTGGTTTTAATGTCAATATTCTGTAGATAACTTATAGCGTTTCCATTTCAAAAACCACTAAAATTATGCTACTTTAGCACTCCTACAATTGATGCAAAAATAACATTAAAAAACTACTTACCCTTGGCTAAGAACGCAAAAAAAGAAACTCCGTTAATGAAACAGTATAATAGCATTAAAGCAAAATATCCTGATGCTTTATTGTTATTTCGTGTGGGGGATTTTTATGAAACCTTTGGAGATGATGCCGTAAAAGCAGCCGGAATTTTGGGGATTATATTAACAAAACGAGGTGCAGGAAGTGAGACTGAAACGGCTTTGGCAGGGTTTCCGCACCATTCGTTAAATACCTATTTACCAAAGCTGGTAAAAGCCGGGCAACGGGTAGCCATTTGCGATCAGTTAGAAGATCCGAAGCAAACCAAAACCATTGTAAAGCGAGGGGTTACCGAATTGGTAACGCCGGGTGTGGCTTTAAATGATGAGGTTTTGGTGTCGAAATCGAATAACTTTTTGTGTTCGGTGTATTTCGATAAAAAACACATTGGTGTTTCGTTTTTAGACATTTCGACGGGTGAGTTTTTAACTTCTCAAGGGAATGCTGAGTATGTTGATAAGTTGCTTCAAAATTTTAGTCCGAGTGAAGTATTGGTGTCGAAGCAAAAGCGCATGTTGTTTAACGAGACCTTCGGAAACGATTTTCATACGTTTTATTTAGAAGACTGGGTATACCAAACCGATTATGCTTACGAAACCTTAACCAAGCATTTCGATACAAAAACACTAAAAGGTTTTGGGGTTGAAGAATTGTATGAAGGTATTATTGCGTCAGGCTCCATTTTGCATTATCTGGCCGAAACACAGCATAATAAATTACAGCATATTACCTCTATTTCAAGAATTGCCGAAGACGATTATGTGTGGATGGATAAATTCACCATCCGAAATTTAGAGCTTTATAATTCTACCAATAATAATGCGGTAACGCTTTTAAATATTATCGATAAAACCATTTCGCCAATGGGTGGGCGTATGCTAAAGCGTTGGTTGGCATTGCCTTTAAAAAACGCAGGTAAAATTAAACAGCGTCATGAGGTGGTCGATTATTTAACCAAGGAAACGTCGGTTCACCAAAAAATACAAAATCAAATTAAGCATATTGGCGATTTAGAACGTTTAATTTCTAAAATAGCCACGGCGAAGGTAAGTCCCCGTGAGGTTATTCAGCTTAAAAATTCACTGGAAGCTATTGTTCCTATAAAATCTATTGCGACTAACAGTTCGAATGAATCGTTAAAAATTATTGGTGATAATTTGCAAAGTTGCGATGTGCTTCGTGAAAAAGTTAAGGAAATGCTTAATGAAGATGCGCCGGTAAATATTTTAAAAGGAAGCACTATTGCTGCTGGTTTTTCTGCCGAATTAGACGAGTTGCGAAACTTGTCTAAATCTGGAAAAGATTATTTAGATGATATGCTCGAGCGTGAAAGCGAACGCACGGGAATTACCTCTTTAAAAATAGCCTCAAATAACGTATTTGGGTATTATATTGAAGTACGAAATACGCATAAAGATAAAGTCCCTGAAGATTGGATTAGAAAACAAACTTTAGTTAATGCTGAGCGCTATATTACCGAAGAATTAAAGGAATACGAAGCTAAAATTTTAGGTGCTGAAGACCGTATTCTGGCAATCGAACAGCAGTTGTTTGCCGAATTGGTGGGGTGGATGAATCAGTATATAAAACCAGTTCAACAGAATGCCTTTTTAATTGGTCAGTTAGATTGTTTATGTGGTTTTGCACAATTGGCGAAAGACAACCATTATGTGTATCCAGCCATTGAAGAATCCTTCGATTTAGAAATTAAAGACGGACGCCATCCGGTTATTGAAAAGCAATTGCCTATTGGGGAAGCTTATATTGCGAATGATGTGTTCTTGGATAGAACCGCTCAGCAAATCATTATGATTACCGGACCAAATATGTCTGGTAAATCGGCTATTTTGCGTCAAACAGCCCTTATTGTGTTATTGGCGCAAATGGGAAGTTTTGTTCCAGCACAATCAGCAAGAATTGGTTTGGTCGATAAGATTTTCACCAGAGTAGGAGCGAGCGATAATATCTCCATGGGCGAATCGACCTTTATGGTAGAGATGAATGAGACAGCTTCTATTTTGAATAATATTTCAGAACGAAGTCTGGTGTTATTAGATGAAATCGGACGTGGTACCAGTACATACGATGGTATATCTATTGCCTGGGCTATTAGTGAATATTTACACGAACATCCGGCGAAACCAAAAACCTTGTTTGCAACGCACTATCATGAGTTGAATGAAATGACCGAAACGTTTAAACGTATTAAAAACTTTAATGTGTCGGTTAAGGAATTAAAAGATAATGTACTATTCTTAAGAAAACTTGTTGAAGGAGGAAGCGAGCATAGTTTTGGTATTCATGTGGCGAAAATGGCAGGTATGCCGCAGCAGGTTTTACGTCGCGCGAACCAGGTTTTGAAGAAATTGGAGAAGTCGCACTCTAGTGAGGAGCTTACCGAGAAGGTGAAATCGATGGAAAATGAAATGCAGTTAAGCTTTTTTAATTTAGACGATCCCTTACTTGAAAATATAAAAGAAGAAATATTAGAAACTGATATCGATACACTTACGCCAGTGGAAGCCTTGATGAAATTAAATGAAATTAAGCGTATGTTGGTTAAAAAGAAACAGGCTTAAAATTATTTTTTATTTTTTTCGAAAAAAAGCTTTGTACTTCTAATAAATGTACTAAATTTGCAACCGCAATCACGAATTGCACGCCTGTTAATAATAGGTGACGATCATAAAAATGACTGCGAAAGTAGCTCAG includes the following:
- the mutS gene encoding DNA mismatch repair protein MutS, which encodes MAKNAKKETPLMKQYNSIKAKYPDALLLFRVGDFYETFGDDAVKAAGILGIILTKRGAGSETETALAGFPHHSLNTYLPKLVKAGQRVAICDQLEDPKQTKTIVKRGVTELVTPGVALNDEVLVSKSNNFLCSVYFDKKHIGVSFLDISTGEFLTSQGNAEYVDKLLQNFSPSEVLVSKQKRMLFNETFGNDFHTFYLEDWVYQTDYAYETLTKHFDTKTLKGFGVEELYEGIIASGSILHYLAETQHNKLQHITSISRIAEDDYVWMDKFTIRNLELYNSTNNNAVTLLNIIDKTISPMGGRMLKRWLALPLKNAGKIKQRHEVVDYLTKETSVHQKIQNQIKHIGDLERLISKIATAKVSPREVIQLKNSLEAIVPIKSIATNSSNESLKIIGDNLQSCDVLREKVKEMLNEDAPVNILKGSTIAAGFSAELDELRNLSKSGKDYLDDMLERESERTGITSLKIASNNVFGYYIEVRNTHKDKVPEDWIRKQTLVNAERYITEELKEYEAKILGAEDRILAIEQQLFAELVGWMNQYIKPVQQNAFLIGQLDCLCGFAQLAKDNHYVYPAIEESFDLEIKDGRHPVIEKQLPIGEAYIANDVFLDRTAQQIIMITGPNMSGKSAILRQTALIVLLAQMGSFVPAQSARIGLVDKIFTRVGASDNISMGESTFMVEMNETASILNNISERSLVLLDEIGRGTSTYDGISIAWAISEYLHEHPAKPKTLFATHYHELNEMTETFKRIKNFNVSVKELKDNVLFLRKLVEGGSEHSFGIHVAKMAGMPQQVLRRANQVLKKLEKSHSSEELTEKVKSMENEMQLSFFNLDDPLLENIKEEILETDIDTLTPVEALMKLNEIKRMLVKKKQA